AGACGCTGTACTTGATCGGCTCGTACTTTTTGGGCCCGAGGGCCTGGGAGAGAAAGACGAACCCCACCGACATCCCGACCGCGATGACCAGGACCAGAAGAATGGAGAAATACGGGTCGGAAAACTGGATGGAGGAAACGAGGTTCGCCACCGGCCCCTTCCTTGTCAGTTTGTCAGGATTCTCACAGACGCCTCGGCGACGCGAATAACCGGCTCCCAGTATATCCCCAGCAGAAGCGTGGGAACAACCAGAATGCCCAGCATGACCCGGGGCACGAAGGCGACCGGAAGCTCACCCGACTGCGTGGGGTCCTCCAGAAACATCACCTTCACGATCCGCGCGTAGTAATAGAGGGACACCACGCTGTTGAGCGCCGCCACAAGGGCGAGCCAGTAGACCCCCCGGTGGATCACCTCGGCGAACAGGTAGACCTTGCCGATGAACCCCGAAAACGGCGGAATCCCCGTGAGGGCGAAGAGAAAGATGGCCAGGGAGACCGCGGCGACGGGCGCCCTGCTCCCCAGGCCGGAGAAATCGGAGATGTCCTCGCTCCGGCAGCCGTTCGCGACCAGGACGACCACGTAGAAGGCGCCCAGATTCATGAAGAGGTACACGACGAGGTAGAAGAGGATCGCCTGGAGCCCCACCGCGGTGAGCAGGACGAACCCCATCAGCATGTACCCGGCGTGCGCGATCGAGGAATAGGCGAGCAGCCGCTTCACGTTCTTCTGGTTGACGGCGAGGAGGTTTCCCACCGTCATCGTCATCGCGGAGAGGACCGCGAACAGGAAGGTCCAGTCGACGGAGGAGGAGAGCTTCCATATCCCGCCGGCATCCTCGGGGGAGGCGAAGACGGTGTAGAAGAACCGGACCAGGACCGCGAACCCCGCCGCCTTGGGCCCGACGGACAGGAAGGCCGTCACGGGGGTGGGCGCCCCCTCGTACACGTCGGGGCTCCACATGTGGAAGGGAACGGCGGCGATCTTGTATCCGAACCCCACGGTCACCATCCCCGCCGCCAGGGACGCCGGAAGGGGCGCCGCTCCCATCGCCAGGACGCGCCCGATCTCGGAAATCTGGGTCGACCCCGTC
This Candidatus Deferrimicrobiaceae bacterium DNA region includes the following protein-coding sequences:
- a CDS encoding NADH-quinone oxidoreductase subunit N, coding for MVLGNLASLVYFLPELAVTATILLLVVLHVVLKNRRSPAAALLALLGTGTALLFAWMTPSGAGMGLFEGMVLLDGFAVFFKVLTALATAIVIFMSIDCAELAERTQAEYYIFLLSVLLGMFLLSSASDIVMVYLALELVSIPSYLLAGYFKGKGSSTEASMKYVVYGATASGVMIYGFSLLYGMTGSTQISEIGRVLAMGAAPLPASLAAGMVTVGFGYKIAAVPFHMWSPDVYEGAPTPVTAFLSVGPKAAGFAVLVRFFYTVFASPEDAGGIWKLSSSVDWTFLFAVLSAMTMTVGNLLAVNQKNVKRLLAYSSIAHAGYMLMGFVLLTAVGLQAILFYLVVYLFMNLGAFYVVVLVANGCRSEDISDFSGLGSRAPVAAVSLAIFLFALTGIPPFSGFIGKVYLFAEVIHRGVYWLALVAALNSVVSLYYYARIVKVMFLEDPTQSGELPVAFVPRVMLGILVVPTLLLGIYWEPVIRVAEASVRILTN